AGGAGAATCAGGTAGGATTTCCCTACAGGGAAGGGGAGAGCGATGAGGATCAGTTGCAGCAGGGCGAAGAAGAGAAACATCCGGAGGAGGATCCCCCAAGGCCGACGCCATTGTTTGCCCAGACGTGGGTCTTTTCGGGTGGCGAGCCAGAGCAGAAGAATCGTGAGAGCGTAGACAAACAGTCCGATGAGGGTGTCGTTCACGGTTGAGGAGTGGCCGGGGGTCGGAATTCGAAAGTTTGGAGATGAGGTGGCGGGCTGGCCTCACTTGGCTCGACGGATCAGTTCTCGCCAGGCGGTTCGTTGGGATCTCGGTCACCTCCGTCTTTCCGTCCTTTTCGATAGATCGCATTGATGATGAGACCGATCACGCCTCCGATGACGAGGAGGATGACAGCGCCCCCGATGTCGATGTGGGCGGTTCCGCCGACCAATACTGCGCATGCGGCCATCCCTCCGAAGGCGAGTAGGCAGCCGATTCCGCCTTTGAGGAAAGCTTCTCCTTGTTTAGGCATAGTTTTGAAGGGGTTCTGGATTAGATGGGTTTTGAGTTGTTTCCTCTGTCTGAGGCTGGGACTGGGAATCTGGATTTTCTGCCGCGGGAGTATCGCTTGCAGTGGGTTGGCTCTGCGGCCTATCCCGGGTGGCTGCATTCAGGGCGGAGTGGAGGACCGTGAAGACTAGACCTCCGAATAAACAGAAGAAGAGGAGTGAGGCGGTCCTTTCGAGGGCTTGGCCGAAAGAGTCCGAAAAATAGAAGAAGGCGATGATCAGTCCTCCAAGGGTGGAATAAATGACAATCCGCCGGGTGAGAGGGCCTTGCCGACCGATTTCCGCGACGAGGGTCGAATCCTTGTCCATGAAATTATTCGGAAGGTTCGCGGTTCGTCGAAGTTGAATCTTGTCGTTTTACCGTTTGTGCATTTTTCTGCTCAATCATCTCCTGCAACTGCTCGGGGTCGGCCTCTTCTTTGGGGAGCCAGTAAACGATCGTTTTCCCCTCGTCGGCAAAAAGGCTGCTCGAGTGGATTGCGGAGTAGTATTCGACATAGATCCTCCCCCTCGATTCCCCGATGTACGCGACGCGGTAGGCGGAATTTGGAGTGGTTGCGATGCGGTAGAGCCGGGCCCAGTCGTCTTCATCCGCTTCGCGGAGAGATCCAGCTGAAGCGATGAGGGGAAGACAGATCAGAAGCAAGAAAACTCGAGGAACGTTTCGCAGGGGCGACAGTGTCATCATGGAGATGAGGGTAGAAGAAATTGATATTGGAGCAAGGTTTTGATTCTGGCCCGAAATTTAGCCTGCCAGTTTCCCCGCGAGGTCCCCGATCCCGAATCCCCAAAGTAGGGGAGTAGCTTCAGCTGCCCCATCACGTCGGTTCGGGACCGCACCCCGGAAAACCTTCCGCAATCCCAAGACCGCGCAGCTAAAGCTGAGCGGCTACTCTTTTCGGCGACTCATCCAAGGACCGGCTGCTTAAGCTGCCGCCGCGTCTGAGCGGCTACTCCTCGTAGGGGAGTAGCTTCAGCTGCCCCCATCACGTCGTTTCGGGGCCGCGCCCGGAAAACCTTCCGCAACCCCAAGACCGTGCAGCTAAAGCTGAGCGGCTACTTCTTGAGCTTCGGCTGCCCCCTCCTGCGCTCAGGAAACAGCCGACCCGCCCCTCCGATCCTATTGGTTTCTCAAGGCAGCTCTTGATACTTTGGCGCAAGATCAAGGTCGTGATCCCAAGTCGCCTTGTCATCGAGGTATATATGCCCAGTTGGACTGATTTCGATATCGGTGTCCAGGCTACCCGCGGGCACTAATACTAGTGACCCATCCATTTGAATGCTGGGCAAGGCGGAGCTGCAGTTCGGGCAGAATGCTTTGATATGACCCAAATTTTGATGGTTGTACTCTTTCACTTCATTTTCCCCTTGGAGCCATTTGAGCGTAGCGGTTGAGGAGAAAAGGTTGGCGGCATGGGCGGACCCCGTGTCTTTTCTGCAGGATTTGCAGTGGCATAAGAAGAAGTCTTCAAATTCACCCTCGATTTCATATCGAATATTTCCGCATAGGCATGAACCTTGATGTTTCATTGGCATTCTCTTTTTAGCACGTTGGTAAATTTCTTGAGTCTGATTTGCGCTAGGGGATTGGAAATCTTGCGGGGAAGGGGCGGA
The sequence above is drawn from the Puniceicoccus vermicola genome and encodes:
- a CDS encoding GFA family protein, which codes for MKHQGSCLCGNIRYEIEGEFEDFFLCHCKSCRKDTGSAHAANLFSSTATLKWLQGENEVKEYNHQNLGHIKAFCPNCSSALPSIQMDGSLVLVPAGSLDTDIEISPTGHIYLDDKATWDHDLDLAPKYQELP